Proteins from a genomic interval of Medicago truncatula cultivar Jemalong A17 chromosome 3, MtrunA17r5.0-ANR, whole genome shotgun sequence:
- the LOC25490938 gene encoding CO(2)-response secreted protease — MLNMKRNPIFLILTFYSLFLLGELKSSLATQPKNENQVYIVYMGGVDSTNGSLRKDHDHVLNMVLRRNEKALVHNYKYGFSGFAARLSKNEANSIAQQPGVVSVFLDPILKLHTTRSWDFLNSQTYVEIDNTLSSSTPSSSDIVIGMLDSGIWPEAPSFSDKEMGPIPTGWNGTCMTSKDFNSSNCNRKIIGARYYPNLDGGDDNDVAGTPRDMHGHGTHTASTAAGNVVSGASYFGLAAGTAKGGSPGSRLSIYKVCNFGCSGSAILAAFDDAISDGVDILSVSLGGSPDPQPDLKTDVIAIGAFHAVERGIVVICSAGNSGPEQSTVVNDAPWILTVAATTIDRDFQSNVVLGNNKVVKGQAINFSPLSKSPNYPLITGESAKKKTADLTEARQCSPSSLDKKKVKGKIVICDAINDIYPTFSKIETVQKAGGLGLVHISDQDGAVVNNYAKFPATVVRPKDNSILIQYINSTSNPMGTILPTVTIIKYKPAPMVAIFSSRGPSSLSKNILKPDIAAPGVNIVAAGTSSPYSMKTGTSMSCPHVSGLAGSIKSRNPTWSASAIRSAIMTSATQINNMKGPIATDLGLIATPYDYGAGGITTTEPLQPGLVYETSTIDYLNFLCYIGYNTTTIKVISKTVPDSFNCPKDSTRDHISNINYPSIAISNFGGKGSVNVSRIVTNVGEEEEIVYSAVVNAPSGVKVQLIPEKLQFTKRSKKQSYQVIFSSNLTSLKEDLFGFITWRSGKYSVRSPFVLTV, encoded by the exons ATGCTAAACATGAAAAGAAATCCAATTTTCTTGATACTAACATTTTACTCTCTCTTCCTTCTTGGAGAGTTAAAATCATCTTTAGCTACTCAACCAAAGAATGAAAATCAAGTTTATATTGTGTACATGGGAGGTGTGGATTCAACTAATGGTTCCCTTCGTAAAGATCATGATCATGTTTTAAACATGGTGTTAAGaag GAATGAAAAAGCTCTAGTACACAACTACAAATACGGATTCTCAGGCTTCGCAGCTCGTTTATCAAAAAATGAAGCAAATTCAATTGCTCAACAACCTGGAGTTGTGTCTGTGTTTCTGGATCCCATCCTAAAGCTTCACACAACACGTTCTTGGGATTTTCTCAATTCGCAAACTTATGTCGAAATTGACAACACACTCTCTAGTTCCACACCGTCATCATCGGACATTGTAATCGGCATGTTAGACTCAG GGATATGGCCAGAAGCACCAAGTTTTTCAGACAAGGAAATGGGTCc tATTCCAACCGGTTGGAATGGTACCTGCATGACATCAAAAGATTTCAACTCATCCAACTGTAACAG gAAGATAATAGGAGCAAGGTATTACCCTAACCTTGATGGAGGTGATGATAACGATGTGGCGGGCACACCAAGGGATATGCATGGGCATGGAACCCACACAGCGTCAACCGCGGCGGGGAACGTCGTGAGTGGTGCATCATACTTTGGTCTTGCAGCAGGAACGGCAAAAGGTGGATCCCCCGGATCAAGGTTGTCAATTTACAAAGTGTGCAACTTTGGTTGCTCTGGCTCTGCCATCCTTGCGGCTTTCGACGATGCAATTTCTGACGGAGTTGATATACTTTCAGTCTCCCTTGGCGGGTCTCCAGACCCCCAACCTGACTTGAAAACGGACGTAATAGCAATTGGAGCTTTCCATGCTGTAGAGCGCGGCATTGTGGTGATTTGCTCTGCTGGGAATTCTGGACCGGAGCAAAGTACAGTTGTTAATGACGCTCCTTGGATACTAACGGTTGCTGCCACTACCATTGATCGTGACTTTCAGTCCAATGTTGTCTTGGGTAATAACAAAGTTGTCAAG GGTCAAGCCATAAACTTCtctcctctttcaaaatcaccTAATTATCCATTGATAACTGGAGAATCTGCCAAAAAAAAGACCGCTGACTTAACTGAAGCAAG GCAATGTTCTCCAAGTTCATTAGACAAGAAAAAAGTCAAAGGAAAGATTGTCATATGTGATGCTATAAATGACATTTATCCAACTTTTAGCAAGATTGAGACAGTGCAAAAGGCAGGTGGATTAGGGCTTGTTCATATTAGTGATCAAGATGGAGCTGTTGTAAATAATTATGCAAAATTTCCAGCAACTGTGGTAAGACCAAAAGATAATTCCATACTCATACAATACATCAACTCAACAAG CAATCCAATGGGAACAATTCTACCAACGGTTACAATAATCAAATATAAACCTGCACCTATGGTGGCAATCTTTTCAAGTAGAGGGCCTTCATCGCTTTCAAAGAATATTCTCAAG CCTGATATTGCAGCACCAGGTGTTAACATTGTTGCAGCAGGGACTTCCTCACCATATAGCATGAAAACTGGAACTTCCATGTCATGCCCACATGTTTCAGGCCTTGCAGGTAGCATCAAATCTAGGAACCCTACTTGGAGTGCCTCTGCAATCAGATCAGCCATCATGACCTCCg CAACTCAAATTAACAATATGAAGGGTCCCATTGCAACAGATTTAGGGTTAATTGCCACACCTTATGACTATGGAGCTGGGGGGATAACAACAACTGAACCACTCCAACCAGGGCTCGTTTATGAAACCAGCACCATTGACTACTTGAACTTCTTGTGTTATATAGGATATAACACAACCACCATTAAGGTTATTTCAAAAACTGTCCCTGATAGTTTCAACTGCCCTAAGGATTCGACGCGTGATCATATTTCCAATATCAATTACCCTTCCATCGCAATCTCTAACTTCGGTGGGAAAGGATCGGTGAATGTCAGTAGAATTGTTACAAACGTCGGTGAAGAGGAGGAAATAGTCTACTCAGCCGTCGTCAATGCTCCGAGTGGGGTGAAAGTCCAGTTGATTCCGGAGAAGCTTCAATTtacaaaaagaagcaaaaaacaAAGCTATCAAGTTATTTTCTCCTCTAATTTAACATCACTCAAGGAAGATCTATTTGGATTCATTACTTGGAGAAGTGGTAAGTATAGTGTTCGAAGTCCTTTTGTACTAACTGTGTAG
- the LOC25490937 gene encoding RING-H2 finger protein ATL63, whose translation MQNSPIHPMNSLKEIFQNIFSDNSNIMLAAIISLLLVILFVLLLHLYAKWFLAQAHAQAQARRRRRRRTTVTVSDVLGPARFHHFHTFNIEDSPLSSSHTKGLDSSIISSIPMFIYAEKNDCKDEIEHELECVICLSGFEDGEMGRCLPKCGHGFHLECIDMWLSSHSNCPICRASIVVFENDSSSVVENNGDDSSIVEIVVDENSSSEIREGEQGNDNERVSDTVSETSSSLFGCSLKTVFSKVFPSSNVNVIESQS comes from the coding sequence ATGCAAAACTCACCTATTCATCCAATGAACTCACTCAAAGAAATATTCCAAAACATTTTCTCAGATAATAGTAACATAATGCTTGCAGCTATCATTTCTTTACTACTAGTCATtctctttgttcttcttcttcatctttatgCTAAATGGTTCTTAGCTCAAGCACATGCTCAAGCACAAGCTCGACGCCGCCGTCGCCGAAGAACAACTGTGACTGTCTCTGATGTCCTTGGACCTGCTAGGTTCCATCATTTCCACACATTCAACATTGAAGACTCACCTCTCTCTAGCTCACACACCAAAGGGCTTGATTCTTCTATCATTTCTTCAATTCCTATGTTTATTTATGCTGAGAAAAATGATTGTAAAGATGAAATTGAACATGAACTTGAATGTGTGATTTGTTTGAGTGGTTTTGAAGATGGTGAAATGGGAAGGTGTTTACCAAAATGTGGTCATGGTTTTCATCTTGAGTGTATTGATATGTGGTTGAGTTCACATTCTAATTGTCCTATTTGTAGAGCTTCAATTGTTGTGTTTGAGAATGATTCTTCAAGTGTTGTTGAAAATAATGGTGATGATTCTAGTATTGTTGAAATTGTGGTTGATGAAAATTCTAGTTCTGAGATTAGAGAAGGTGAACAAGGGAATGATAATGAAAGAGTGAGTGATACTGTTTCAGAAACTTCATCTTCATTGTTTGGTTGCTCTTTGAAGACAGTTTTCAGCAAAGTTTTTCCATCTTCCAATGTAAATGTTATTGAATCACAATCTTGA